The Pseudofrankia sp. DC12 region CAGGCCGGTGTTCACCGCGTCGTGCAGCTCCTTCGACGCGACGAGTTTCCGTTCCTTCGGGCGGGCGCACATCAGATCACACCGTGCCTGCGCATCCACCGCCCGATACGCCGCGGCACCGCCGTTACGCTCGATCTCCCGGGAGATCCCCGAATGATGACGACCGAGCACAGCGGCGATATACCGAGCCGAACGCTCCTGACTCAACTCCCGCGAGATGACCTCGCGGTCCTCCACCGTCAACCGCTCCCGTACGCCCATCCACCATCCAGCCCCTCGACACCATCGCGATCATCCTATCGGGGCGTCGCTACGACCGTTTGATGCCGCCGAGTATCAGTCGAATATACGGTCCAGCCATCGACAGTCACCGGGGGTGGCGCATCCGGCGGCTGAACTGTATGTTCACGGAGCCGTCCTTATCTCTCGAGTTTCGCACTTTTCATGATCGGTTTTGTGGGTCGTCAAGGAGGTTGATGATTTGACTGGTTCAGTGTGGGCATGTTCGCCGGCTGTTTCCGCGCGTGGCTTCACGCGGAGTGTTGATGAGGGGAAGGTCCAGCTCACGGGGCTGGTGGCGGGAGCATCGGCGTTTCCACACCAACACTCCGAAGAGTGGGTCGCCGATGCTCCCGCACGTCACGATACCGCCGTCGTTCGCCGTCCTGCTGGAGTACTTCCGGCCGTGTTTCACCGCGCCGAGCTTCGCCGCGTTCCGGATGCTGGCGACCGGGCTGGTCGCCGCGCCCGGGCGGCGCACCGTCGTCGGGATGCTCGTCGGCGCCGGCCGCCATCGGGACACCCCGCACCACCGGGCCCACTACTTCTTCGCGAAGGCCGCCTGGACGCTCGACGAGGTCGGCGACACGCTGGCCCGTCTCGTCGTCGGTCTGCTCACCGGCCCCGGGCCGATAACCGTCGTCGTCGATGACACCCTTTTCCACCGCGCCGGGCGGAAGGTCTTCGCCGCGGGCTGGTTCCACGACGGCGCCGCGAAGGGCGAGACGCCGGTCGGCTTCGGCAACAACTGGGTCATCGTCGGTGTCGTCCTGCGCGGCACGGTCTTCGCGCGGCCGATCTGCCTGCCGGTCTACGCGTGCCTGGTTGTCAAGGGCACCATGTCCGGCTCCCGGCTGTGGCTCGCCGCCCGCGCCGCGGCCCGGCTCGCCCGCCTGTTCCCGGACCGCCAGGTCCACGTCGTGGCGGACTCCGCCTACGCCGGCGGCGAGCTGAAGTCCCTGCCACGCAACGTGACCTGGACGACTCGACCGCGTGCCGACGCCGCCCTGTTCGCGCCGGCCCCGCCGCGCACCGGCCGCCGAGGCCGCCCCCGCGTCAAGGGCGACCGGCTCGCCACGATCACCCAGCTCGCCGCCACCGCCGACTTCCGCCCGACCACCGTCACCCGCTACGGCCGCGTCCACACCGTCGACGTCGCGGTGACCGTCTGCCTGTGGTACTCGGTGTTCGGCCCCCGCCTCGTCCAGCTCGTGCTCGTCCGCGAACCCGGCCGCCCGCTGCTCGCCCTGATCAGCACGGACCTGTTCAGCCGCCCCGCCACGATCGCCGAGCGGTACGCCGCCCGCTGGGCGGTCGAGGTCGCGATCGCCGACGCCAAGCAGCTCTTCGGCGTCGGACAGACCCACACCCGCACCGCGCAGGCCGTGCGGCACGCGGTCCCGTTCGCCCTGCTCGCCCAGACCCTCACCCTGACCTGGTACCTCACCGCCGGCCACCACGACTCCGACGTCGCCGACGCCACCGCCCGCGCACCCTGGTACACGACCAAGACGACCGTCTCGACCGCCGACGCCCTCGGCAAGCTACGCCGCGTCCTGATCACCGCGCGTTTTCGCCCAGCTGACCCCGTCACGCCCACCGCCGCGGAAATCCACACCCTCCACCTGGCCTGGGACACCACCGAGCACGGCCTCGCGGCCTGAACCCGCCCCACCAGCCACCCAGACCGGCCCCTGACCGGCCCACAGCCCCCGGAACAGCCCAAAACAGGCACCGACCCGAGGCGACAAACCACCCCAAACACCCGCACCACACAAACAGCTCACCACGATCGAACAGAAACCTCATCACGCGAAGACAAACCAACATTCCCGATCAAGAAGAACGCGAAAGTCGAGTTATCTCAACTCCACCCAGAATTACGAGGGCCGCAATTTCGAGCCGTCCGGTCAGCCGTTCTTCCTGTACCTCCGGAACCCGGTTGCGACACCGTCCAGCCCAGTCGCGCTGATCGAGCACGACCGACCAGGTCGCCGGAACGATGATGTCAACTCCCCCGAGAACTGCCGTCAGTTCAAGCCGCGCCCCGTGGCCCGGCAAAGACCGCGTCCAGGGCTCGCTTTGCCTCCGGACCGGGACAGCCTGTCGCAGATCCAGCACGAGGCCACCAGCCGCGACATAGATTGTCGCTTGGACAAGACCGGTCGCACCACTTACGACATACCGAGAGTCCGCGACGCAGACCTCGCGGGGCCAATTGGCTCGGTCACCACTGGCCGGCGCATGTGCGCGTGGGGTGACCAGAAACCAACCTACGGGGAGTAGAGCGAGCGGAAGTCCCGCCCGCGACCAGGTGTCCTGGAACGGATTGGCGGTGATCAGGAGCAGCGCTACCCCGGCGACGACAAGCACCAAAGGGCCGCGGAGCGACTGCCTCGCGTCGACCAGCCTCAGGAGCCCGGCGAGGCCGAGGACTACGATCGCCAGCGGCCACCATTGGCGGATGATTGCGTCGAGATTGTCAGCGAGGGCTGGCTCGGCAGCGAACACCCGGATGAGCTGAAAGCTGCTCCAGCTCAGAATCGCCACACCAACAAGGATCCGGGCGCGCACGACACCCCCCGTTCTGCAGGTCATCCACCCGCCCGCGCCTGGCCCTCGCCCTGCCCGCTCCGGGTTGGCGGCGTCGACCGGTCCAGCCGCGTCGCCACCTCACCTGCAACGGATCATTCAACCAGCCATCTCCTCGGGCCTGCGATCGACCCCGCAAGTCCGCAGGCGGGTCGCTGTTCGCGTTCGAGCGTGGTCGCATCGCTGATGCTGTGGGGGTGCCAGGAGCCGGCCTGAGCCCGTGATCGGCCCCGCTCCTGACCCGAAATCCGGCGCAACGTGAGGCAGGCTCGCGCCCCACCGGCGGCGACCACGCTGGAGCGGCTGCCCCGCGGCGGGGACCTGGCCGAGGGCGCGATCGGCACCCCGGCCTACAGGGGCGGTGTCGGACGAGGTCCGGTCGCTCCGAGATCGAGGCCAGGCACGCGTAGTCTGCATCTATGGGTAATCAGTCGATTGCGGAAAGTACGGTGACGGTCTGCCTCTGCGGGGACGTGATGCTCGGGCGCGGCGTGGACCAGATCCTGGCGCACCCCGGCGACCCGCGTCTCGAGGAGGATCAGGTCCGCGATGCGCGCGACTACGTGACGTCGACCGAGCACGCCCACGGCCCGATCCCCCAGCCGGTCGACGACCGCTGGCCGTGGGGAGACGCGCTGGCGTCACTGGTCGAGGCGGACGGCCCGCGCGTGGTGAATCTGGAGACGGCCGTCACCAGCGGCGGCGAGTTCGCTCCGGACAAGGCGGTCCACTACCGGATGAGCCCGCAGAACATCGGATGTCTGACCGCCGCCCGCCTGGACGTGTGCGCGCTCGCCAACAACCACGTCCTCGACTTCGGCCGCCGAGGGCTCATCGATACCAGGGACGCGCTCACCGCCGCGGGGATAGCGGCACCTGGCGCCGGGCGGGACGCCGATGAGGCCTGGCGGCCGGCGGTGGTCCCCGTCGTCCCGAACGAGGACGGTGACGCCGCCGTCAGTGACGGCCTCGGCGCGAAGCGGGGCAGCGCGCCCGTCCCGCGCGAGGCCAGTCAGCGGGCTGGTCCCAAGGCCCGGCGGGTGCTCGTGCTGGCGTGCGCCGCCGCGACGAGCGGTGTACCGCCGGGCTGGGCGGCGACGGCGGCGCGGGCCGGCGTCGCGCTGCTTCCGCCACCCTGGCGCGTTGACGTCGACCGGACCGTCGACGAGGTCCTCGGCCGGATCGCGCCGGCGCACCGGCCGGGAGATATCGTGATCGTCTCGATCCACTGGGGCTCGAACTGGGGCTATGGCATCGACGACGACCAGGTCCGTCTCGCGCACGGTCTGGTCGACGGTGGTGTCGACGTCGTGCACGGCCATTCGTCGCACCATCCGCGCCCGGTGGAGATCTACCAGGACCGGCTCGTGCTCTATGGCTGCGGCGACTTCGTCGACGACTACGAGGGGATCACCGGTTACGAGCGGTTCCGCGACGACCTGCGCCTGCTGTTCGTCGTCCGCGTGGACGCCGGTACCGGCGCGCTCGTCGACGCCCGGCTGATGCCGCTGCGCGCTCGTCGGCTCCGGCTCGAACATGCCGACGCCGAGGATGCGACCTGGCTCGCCGACACCCTCGACCGCATCAGCCGTCCCTATGGCGCCTGCTTCGACCTCGACTCCACCGGTCGCCTCGCCCTGCATCCGACCTGACCTCCGCTGCGGGATCGGGCCAGCGTGTCGAACAGCCATCCGCGCGGCGGCGATCCGTCGCTGTCGCGGACGCCCGCGCCACAGATGGTGGTGAGGAGTGCGCCACGGGCCGACCAGATGGCGGGTGCCAGCACGATCGGCAGGACGAGGATCGCGACGATCAGCAGCCAGCACGCGACCAGCGGCGCGGACCCGAGCCGGGAGGCCGCGAGTCGCAGGCCGGCCAGCTCCGGCGCCTCGCTGTTCGCCCATCGGCCTGGGTGGAGCTTAGGTAAACCTCAGCTCCAGAGGCAAGGAGAAGGCGTGGCGTCCGCTCCCTCCGCTACTGTCCGAGTTCGCTCGATGCCGCTGGCCGGCTCGGGAACGCCCGGTCGAGCTGGGTCTCGCGCTGGTCCCATGAGCGGATCGCGGCCCGCGCGTCTGGACGTTCTGGCGCGACCGACACGCGGGCCGACGACGAAACGCGGCCGGACGCCGACCCTGCCCGCCGCCGAGCGAGATGACCGCGAACTCTCCACCACAGGCGGCAAAACAGCCTCCGAGTATTCGGGCAGAAGCGCGTTTGTCGCGAAAGGATCCCTACGTCTGATCGTCCCCGGGTGAAATCGCGCGTGCAGCCGGCTGCCGTTAGCGTGCTCGTCGCGCAGGTAACGACACTCCCATTCGGCTAACGGAAGACGAGGCCGCAGCCGGCCCTGTTCTTCGCATCGTTCGGGCAGGGGTGAAAGGTGGCAATCTCCCACGTCCTTACCGAACTGGAGGCCGCGGACGGCGGCAGCGAGACCGCGAAGAAGCTCCCGGAGATCACGCTGGCGTTCTGGATCACAAAGATCGCCGCAACCACTCTCGGTGAGACCGCAGGCGATCTTTTCGCACAGACCTTCAGGATCGGCTATCTTCTGACAACGGTCGTCTTCTTCTCGGTCTTCCTCGTCACCCTGGCCCTCCAGCTGCGTGCCAGGCATTACCGCCCGTTCTTCTACTGGACTGTCATTCTTATGACCAGCCTGGCCGGGACCACGATCTCCGATTTCATGAATCGTGACGCCAGCGCGAAGTACCTGTCTGGCGGAGCCGGCTCGCTGGGCTGGGGCCCACAGGGGCTTGGTCTGGGATACCCTACCGGGGCTGTGGTCCTCATGTCGCTGCTGGCGGCCATCTTCATCACCTGGAAGGTGACCGGTCTCACCCTCGCGATCCGCGACATCGTCACTCTGAAGGGCGAGGCGCTCTTCTGGTCCGCCATTCTCGTATCGAACACGCTCGGGACCTCGTCGGGCGATTTTCTGTCCGACACCTCGGGGCTTGGCTATGCCGGCGGCGCGCTGTTCATCGTCGGCATCCTCGGTCTCCTTCTTGCGTTGAGACATGTTCCCGTAGTGTCAGAAGTGATGTTGTTCTGGGTGGCGTTCGTGCTTACCCGTCCGCTTGGTGCCACGGCGGGGGATTTCCTGACCAAGCCAGCGGACAGGGGCGGCCTGCAGCTGGGCACGCTTGGCTCGTCGATGTTCCTGCTCGCGATCCTGTTCGGTTTCGTCGGCTATGCACAGCTACAGGAGCGGCGGCGCGCGGTTCCCGACACCGCACGGCCGCAATTCCGTAGCGGCCTCCAGTGAGCATATTACCTCTCAGGAGGGCGCCTCATGTCGTCGGGCCCTGCCCGAAGAAGACTGACGCTGGAAAAGGTTCAGTCCCTCTGGGCGCCTGCCATTATTGGAGCGGATGAACCAGGGGCGGCAACACCGGCCCAAGTAATCCGCTGCGGCCCGGTCACCAGCCAGACGGTTCCGCCTCGACCACCACCCGGCTGCGGTATGGCTCGCCGTACCAGCCGGCACGGACACCGGTGCGATGCCCGCCGGCGGGGCCACGTCCTCGGCTGCTGGCTGGCGCTGGACATCGGTTTCGGTCCAGGCGAGGCAGGCGACGAGGACGCCGATCACGAACGTCTCGGCTACGGCGACAGTCCTGTCGCCGTAGCCGAGACCGTGCAGGTCACAGTCCTTGCCGAGCCAAGCTCAGCGGCGAGGACCCGCGGGGCTGGTATCTGCCCCACGGCGTGCTGGGGATCGCCGGCGAGCAGGTCGTCCCCGATCGCCGTCCACGGCAGCGCAACCCTGGGGAAGAGCCTCGCCGACGCCGGGCTGGTCGACCGCTACCACCTGCTGGTCTTCCCCGTGCTCCTCGGCGCCGGGAAGCGGCTGTTCAGCGACGCCGACAAGGACAAGTCCATGCTGAAGCTCGTCGAGTTCGAGGCCTACGCCAACGGCGTCCAGAAGCAGGTCTTCGACGTCGTCCGCTGAGCCCCCGGCCGGTCAGGACGCGGGGATCGGCGCGCCAGCCCTGGCCAGCGGGACGGACACCGACACCGAGAGCGACGCGGTGCCGTGAGCGCCCTGGGGCGCGAACAGGGCCGATCCAGCCACCACCTGCAGGACGAGGTGGCTGCCCGGGGTCACGTGCCAGGCGACATCGGCCAGGTTGACGGTGACGCTGTGCTGCCGCCCGTCCAGACTGAGCTTGACGGGGGTGGCCTGGTTGCCGACGACGAGGTGCCGGTCGGCATCGACGAGCTGCGCGTACGCGGCCGTCGCGGCCCGGTCCGCGGTGCCCTGGTAGGTGACCGTGAGCTTCGGTGCGCCGAGGATCTCGCCGGCGGCCGCGGGCGCCGGGACGGCGGTCTCCACGGCCGCTCCGGCGGCGGCCGGGGCCGCGGCGGTCGCTGAGCCGGTCGTAGCTGCCGGGTCAAGGGTGAGGGTGCCCTGGCCGGTCGCCGTGAGGGAACCGGCGCTCGCGGGCGGGAACGTGTCGGCGCCGAACCAGGTGCCGGTGTCGTCGACGTACTCGAACCCGGGACCGGTCGCCGTGCCGGTCCGTTGCCGCAGGTACCGGTCGAGCCAGCTGATCGTGAGCTGCTCGGTGTGGTCGGCTGGGCCGGGGTTCGTCAGGCACTCCCCGTGACCGCCGCAGAACCAGGCCATCTTCACCGGAACCCTGCCGCGCAGCGCCTGGTAGTTCTCGACTCCCTGTGCGAGGGGGAAGAGCGTGTCCACGGTGCCCTGAAGGATCAGCGTCGGCACATGGATCTTCGCCAGCAGCAGGTCCGGCCCGTGGTCCTCGAACCAGGCCAGCGTGCCCGCCGACAGTGGGGTGTCCGTGCGGCTCGCCTGGCAGGAGTCGAGCACATGGGGATCGAGGCGGTTCTTGCCGCTCCGGCCGATCTGGCAGAGCAGGCCGTCCCACCCGGCCTTGTTGACGGTGCCCGGGTAGAGGCTCTCGGTCAGGGAATGCCAGGCGATCGCGGGGACGATGACGTCGACCCGCTGGTCCGAGGCCGCGGTGATGAACTGGATGCCACCGCCGTAGCTTCCGCCGACCATGCCGACGCGGGGATCGCCGGTCGCGTCGAGCTGCGCCTCTGGCTGCCGGGCGAGCCAGCTGATCAGCGCCGTCACGTCGCGGCCCTCGAACGGCGCGTAGTCGGTGTGCGCGGTGCCGCCGGACCGGCCGAAGCCGCGTGGGTCCCAGGTGACGACGTTGTAGCCGGCGGCGACCAGCGGGGCGATGCTGCCGAGGGCGGCCGTCGGGTCGGTCTCGCCGGGCTGTCCCCAGCCGGGGCCGTCCAGCACGGTGGGCGCTCGTCCGCCCGCTCGCAGGCCCTTGGCGGGGAAGAAGTGCGTCACGATCTTGGTGCCGTCGAACGACGCGACCGTCGTCGACCGGGCGGCGACGGTGGCGCCGGTGCCCGCGGTGGCCGGCGCGGCACCCGCTGCCGCCCGCGCCGCCGGCCGGTCCGGCGTGCCGCCGCCGCAGGAACACAGGGCCAGCAACGCGACGATCGCGCCGGAGACCAACATCGGAAGCCGCCAGCGGTTCATCATCATCCGCACCCCTGACGTATCCGCGCGCTGACGGCCAGAGCCAGCCGAAACGCCGGACTGGATTGGAAATCAAGCCTGGTGAGGTTAACGCCCCAGCTCACACCCGTGCCACCAGAATCCGGCCTCAGCCTGGATCAGAAGCGGTGAGCGTGATCGTCGCCGGTGGCCGGTGGCCGGTGGCCGGTGGCCGGTGGCCGGGAGCCGGCTGGGGCACTGATCGCTGCCTTGGCCCTATGGTGGCTACGAAACGAGCCCGGCTGCGACCATCCGAGAGCCGAAACGGCGATCAATGAGCGTGCGCGCGGACTCCAGGCTGATCCCTGGGATCTCGGCGAGCCGTTCCGGC contains the following coding sequences:
- a CDS encoding transposase, translating into MLPHVTIPPSFAVLLEYFRPCFTAPSFAAFRMLATGLVAAPGRRTVVGMLVGAGRHRDTPHHRAHYFFAKAAWTLDEVGDTLARLVVGLLTGPGPITVVVDDTLFHRAGRKVFAAGWFHDGAAKGETPVGFGNNWVIVGVVLRGTVFARPICLPVYACLVVKGTMSGSRLWLAARAAARLARLFPDRQVHVVADSAYAGGELKSLPRNVTWTTRPRADAALFAPAPPRTGRRGRPRVKGDRLATITQLAATADFRPTTVTRYGRVHTVDVAVTVCLWYSVFGPRLVQLVLVREPGRPLLALISTDLFSRPATIAERYAARWAVEVAIADAKQLFGVGQTHTRTAQAVRHAVPFALLAQTLTLTWYLTAGHHDSDVADATARAPWYTTKTTVSTADALGKLRRVLITARFRPADPVTPTAAEIHTLHLAWDTTEHGLAA
- a CDS encoding CapA family protein; translated protein: MAESTVTVCLCGDVMLGRGVDQILAHPGDPRLEEDQVRDARDYVTSTEHAHGPIPQPVDDRWPWGDALASLVEADGPRVVNLETAVTSGGEFAPDKAVHYRMSPQNIGCLTAARLDVCALANNHVLDFGRRGLIDTRDALTAAGIAAPGAGRDADEAWRPAVVPVVPNEDGDAAVSDGLGAKRGSAPVPREASQRAGPKARRVLVLACAAATSGVPPGWAATAARAGVALLPPPWRVDVDRTVDEVLGRIAPAHRPGDIVIVSIHWGSNWGYGIDDDQVRLAHGLVDGGVDVVHGHSSHHPRPVEIYQDRLVLYGCGDFVDDYEGITGYERFRDDLRLLFVVRVDAGTGALVDARLMPLRARRLRLEHADAEDATWLADTLDRISRPYGACFDLDSTGRLALHPT
- a CDS encoding alpha/beta fold hydrolase, with protein sequence MMMNRWRLPMLVSGAIVALLALCSCGGGTPDRPAARAAAGAAPATAGTGATVAARSTTVASFDGTKIVTHFFPAKGLRAGGRAPTVLDGPGWGQPGETDPTAALGSIAPLVAAGYNVVTWDPRGFGRSGGTAHTDYAPFEGRDVTALISWLARQPEAQLDATGDPRVGMVGGSYGGGIQFITAASDQRVDVIVPAIAWHSLTESLYPGTVNKAGWDGLLCQIGRSGKNRLDPHVLDSCQASRTDTPLSAGTLAWFEDHGPDLLLAKIHVPTLILQGTVDTLFPLAQGVENYQALRGRVPVKMAWFCGGHGECLTNPGPADHTEQLTISWLDRYLRQRTGTATGPGFEYVDDTGTWFGADTFPPASAGSLTATGQGTLTLDPAATTGSATAAAPAAAGAAVETAVPAPAAAGEILGAPKLTVTYQGTADRAATAAYAQLVDADRHLVVGNQATPVKLSLDGRQHSVTVNLADVAWHVTPGSHLVLQVVAGSALFAPQGAHGTASLSVSVSVPLARAGAPIPAS